The genomic stretch ATCCGTAAAGAAACACCTTCGTCTTCGCCTTTCACCGCGTGTACGAAGACGATTATGTACGTTACGCTACAAGTTCTAGGTTAGTCCGAGGATCTCTTTCCGGTGTGACCGCCAAAACTCAGGCGTTACACTTCCTTTCGTGATGATTTTCGCTTCTTTTTCGATCCGCTGATGGATCATGGCCCATCGTTTCCATTCGGTAGACGGACTTTTCGTCGGAAGGAGTTTTTCCCGCAAGAGCCTCGGGACTTTTTCTTTCATCCCATAGGCCCTTCGGGCAATGACCAAGGCCGCGCCGTGGTGAACGTCCAGACCATACTGGTGGGTATACTTGTACAAGCCGATCTTCGACGTAAAGGCGGGCTTCACTTTCGTATACTCGATCCCGTTTCGAATACAGGCCCTTTCCAGCATCGTGAGCATTTGGCGATAGATGAAGTTGTGCCGGATGCGCGAGAATTTACGCTGGCTATCTTGGTCGTGTTCGAACTTCAAGTCCTCAAAGGCCACGCCGCATTGGCGATCCTTCGCGTATTGAATGACCTCCTTGACCATCTCGCCAATCAGATTTTCTCGTCGATTGGATCGGGCATAGGTCAGTTCATGCCGGGCGATAGCGGTGTGATGGCGGTAGTTTCCGGTGCGGTCGATATGGGTGAGGGCAAAACCGTCCGGGTTCGTATCGATGCCGACGAGGCCCGCATGCCCTTTGTATTCGACCTTGTAGGCCCGAACCGCCGCTTCGTCAAAGGTCACATGCACATAGTAGCGGCCCTTTCGCCGAAGGATTTCAACCTGGTAGGCGTCGCCCGTGTGGAGGTAGTCGATCAGCATCTGGCGGTAGTTGCGCCCGTTGACCCTTCCGGTCTTCTTCGACTTCTTTTGGGCGATGTAAAGGGGAACGGTGACTTTCACCGAACGACCGGACGGGGTTTTGGCGAGGGTGCTGATCTCCAAGAAAAGTTTCTCGTCGTGATAGAGGATGCGAAGGTTCGGATTGCCCTTCTTGGTTTTATCGCCGCGAGCGTAGACGCGATTGGAGCGTTTGTCCCGCCACTTTTCGATGGAAATGGTTCCGGCACAACGCTGATGGAAGGTTTTCTTGCCGCCAAAGACGACTGGAGGAATCGTATTCGCGGTGATAAACTGTTGATAATAATCTCGTTTTCGCTGACGCTTGGCGAGCTTGGAAAGAAGGGCCTTGCGTTTTTTTTCGGACTTCACATGCTTGAGTTTTTTCTCGACGGCTTCGGCTTTTTTAGCATAATTCTTCACGTACTCGGGGAGAAGTTTTCGTTGGGAAATAAGTGTTTGGCGGGCGTCTTCCACGGCGTCCTTGGCTTGGCGGATGTTGAGGCCGTAGCGAGAAGCCACATCCTTTTCGATGTCGCCGACGCTCATCGAGCCTTCGATCAGCCGTTGA from Heliomicrobium modesticaldum Ice1 encodes the following:
- a CDS encoding IS200/IS605 family accessory protein TnpB-related protein, with amino-acid sequence MKITARGEILALSDEAKTAVDDLMRIFSSAIRYSFQRLIEGSMSVGDIEKDVASRYGLNIRQAKDAVEDARQTLISQRKLLPEYVKNYAKKAEAVEKKLKHVKSEKKRKALLSKLAKRQRKRDYYQQFITANTIPPVVFGGKKTFHQRCAGTISIEKWRDKRSNRVYARGDKTKKGNPNLRILYHDEKLFLEISTLAKTPSGRSVKVTVPLYIAQKKSKKTGRVNGRNYRQMLIDYLHTGDAYQVEILRRKGRYYVHVTFDEAAVRAYKVEYKGHAGLVGIDTNPDGFALTHIDRTGNYRHHTAIARHELTYARSNRRENLIGEMVKEVIQYAKDRQCGVAFEDLKFEHDQDSQRKFSRIRHNFIYRQMLTMLERACIRNGIEYTKVKPAFTSKIGLYKYTHQYGLDVHHGAALVIARRAYGMKEKVPRLLREKLLPTKSPSTEWKRWAMIHQRIEKEAKIITKGSVTPEFWRSHRKEILGLT